Proteins encoded in a region of the Candidatus Eisenbacteria bacterium genome:
- a CDS encoding PstS family phosphate ABC transporter substrate-binding protein: MKINSFGRASTWAIALLSTALPLGCGKEPAETPTSGAILVSGSESALPLVREEAQVFMEHYPKASITVRGGSSRAGIAELLEGTANVAVISRELKPDELAAAKEGGFQLESFKIAIDGLAVIVNKRNPVDSLNLPQLADVFSGRIPSWRALGGGNPPIVTITTDPNSGTFEFFKNKVLKGGEYSPKSYHVANDSVVVAGVMDNIGAIGFVSMMIDRESVKTLMISETQSSAPVSLDQGTVLNGDYPLIHPIYMITRQPALGLPGGFVTFVTSAPGQKLVIGKGLVPATMPTRIVRLKEGE; this comes from the coding sequence ATGAAGATAAATTCTTTTGGGAGAGCGAGCACCTGGGCGATCGCGTTGCTCTCTACGGCTCTCCCTTTGGGTTGTGGAAAGGAACCTGCGGAGACCCCCACAAGCGGGGCCATTCTTGTTAGCGGCTCCGAATCTGCTCTTCCCCTGGTGAGAGAGGAAGCTCAGGTCTTCATGGAGCACTATCCAAAGGCCTCGATCACGGTAAGGGGTGGAAGCTCGAGGGCTGGAATCGCGGAGCTCCTCGAGGGAACAGCTAACGTGGCTGTCATCTCCCGTGAGCTCAAGCCGGACGAGCTGGCTGCAGCCAAGGAAGGAGGCTTCCAGCTAGAAAGTTTCAAGATAGCCATTGACGGACTTGCTGTCATAGTTAACAAAAGGAACCCCGTTGACAGCTTGAACCTTCCTCAGCTCGCCGATGTCTTTAGCGGCAGAATACCCAGCTGGCGGGCGCTGGGCGGCGGCAATCCCCCCATAGTAACAATAACGACAGACCCTAACTCAGGAACCTTTGAGTTTTTCAAGAACAAGGTTCTCAAGGGCGGGGAGTACAGTCCGAAATCCTACCACGTGGCGAACGATTCTGTTGTTGTCGCCGGTGTAATGGACAATATTGGCGCAATAGGATTCGTCAGCATGATGATTGACAGGGAGAGCGTGAAGACTCTCATGATCTCAGAAACGCAGTCGTCAGCTCCAGTCAGTCTGGACCAGGGAACCGTCCTGAACGGCGACTACCCGCTCATCCATCCAATCTATATGATAACAAGGCAGCCGGCCCTGGGGCTTCCGGGCGGATTCGTCACGTTTGTTACAAGCGCTCCGGGGCAGAAACTTGTGATCGGGAAGGGTCTTGTTCCGGCGACGATGCCCACCAGGATTGTGAGACTCAAGGAGGGAGAGTAG
- a CDS encoding M14 family zinc carboxypeptidase, with product MNEASCVRVWSRGRMRLKVRLALFCSIFFFCLALFFLAQNAASAPVPKEKSLVRVYFGKPSKLDEILRLGLDIASFRPGQYLDALVSSEESLKLQRLGIQLEVIDENPAQKLVPLLEQGDLGLYHTYQEMKTEMLAYAQTHAAIVKVDSIGSSVEGRAIWAMKISDNVGVDENEPEVLYMGNHHAREIMTVEIPMRIMSFLINGYGTDTLATRLVDTRETWLVPMVNPDGHVYVENGSSMWRKNRRNNGDGSYGVDLNRNYGYMWGYDNIGSSPTPSSEVYRGTGPFSEPEIDVIRDFCEAHDFIFSLSYHSYGEMVLYPWGYIAAHTPDRMLFTVLGDSIVAYNNYVHGNAATGTIYLTNGDTDDWVYGEVVTKNKTYGITFEVNTYAQGGFAPPGSLIGPTCELNLKPSLFLLKYADDPLRLLPPATPLITPLDGDPDGTYTLEWSTTTPDPHNPAQLYELVEMSGKSRITDGAESGFVNFGTSGFTISSTRKKSGSSSFYGGKADGLDSRLSSVEGVDVASADSLKLWCWYDIESNYDYAYVEMSADGGMTFESIPGNITTNYDPHGGNAGNGITGSSGGWVLGSFPLSQFSGKTVWMRIRYQTDQSVTGEGLYADDVYPLETFATKSVLSSSIPDTFYVVSGKTDGVYYYHVRAIDSEGHRSGWSQREDVVVTLSSAGGGPSATGVSFGLKGVYPNPFDSGCEISFFLDKAGQGYVLRIFDLSGREVKSISGRGDAPGMVTLSWDGKNKHGERCSSGLYVLRLEAARKSDVRKAVLLKGQ from the coding sequence ATGAATGAAGCATCTTGCGTTCGTGTCTGGTCCCGAGGCCGGATGAGGTTGAAAGTCCGCCTCGCTCTCTTTTGCAGCATTTTCTTCTTCTGTCTTGCTCTTTTCTTCTTAGCTCAAAATGCAGCCTCTGCCCCCGTGCCGAAGGAAAAGTCTCTGGTGCGGGTTTATTTTGGAAAGCCATCCAAGCTTGATGAGATTCTCCGTCTTGGCCTTGACATCGCGTCCTTTCGTCCGGGCCAGTACCTTGATGCCCTTGTCTCTTCTGAAGAGTCTCTCAAGCTCCAGCGTCTGGGCATTCAGCTGGAAGTGATAGACGAGAATCCCGCTCAGAAACTTGTTCCTCTTCTTGAACAAGGGGATCTGGGTCTTTATCACACGTACCAGGAAATGAAGACCGAGATGCTTGCGTATGCTCAAACCCACGCGGCCATAGTCAAAGTTGATTCAATCGGAAGCAGCGTTGAGGGAAGGGCAATCTGGGCAATGAAGATCTCCGACAATGTCGGAGTCGATGAGAACGAACCGGAAGTTCTCTACATGGGTAACCATCACGCCCGTGAAATCATGACTGTCGAGATTCCGATGAGAATCATGAGTTTTCTCATAAATGGTTACGGGACCGACACCCTTGCGACACGGCTTGTCGATACCAGAGAAACATGGCTGGTGCCGATGGTGAATCCTGACGGGCACGTTTATGTTGAGAACGGGTCTTCAATGTGGAGAAAGAATCGCAGGAACAATGGAGACGGAAGCTACGGTGTTGATCTGAATAGAAACTATGGCTACATGTGGGGCTACGATAATATCGGCTCGAGTCCGACCCCGAGCTCAGAGGTATATAGAGGAACAGGTCCGTTTTCTGAACCTGAGATCGACGTAATACGGGACTTCTGCGAGGCGCACGACTTCATATTCTCCCTTTCTTATCACAGCTACGGAGAGATGGTGCTTTACCCATGGGGCTACATCGCCGCTCACACACCGGACAGAATGCTCTTCACTGTGTTAGGCGACAGCATAGTGGCATACAACAACTACGTTCACGGCAACGCTGCCACCGGCACCATCTATCTCACGAACGGAGATACTGATGACTGGGTGTATGGGGAAGTCGTCACGAAGAACAAAACGTACGGCATAACATTTGAGGTCAACACATACGCCCAGGGTGGGTTCGCGCCCCCAGGAAGCCTGATTGGTCCGACATGCGAGTTGAACCTAAAGCCAAGCCTTTTTCTGCTCAAGTACGCCGACGATCCTTTGAGACTCTTGCCGCCGGCGACTCCTCTGATAACGCCGCTCGACGGCGACCCGGATGGCACCTACACGCTGGAGTGGTCAACAACGACACCGGATCCGCACAATCCTGCTCAACTTTACGAGCTTGTTGAGATGTCCGGGAAGAGCCGCATCACCGATGGAGCTGAGTCGGGGTTTGTGAACTTCGGGACCTCAGGTTTCACGATTTCATCCACGAGAAAGAAGAGCGGGAGCTCAAGCTTCTATGGCGGAAAGGCCGACGGACTTGATTCCCGGCTATCCTCAGTTGAGGGAGTGGACGTGGCCTCAGCCGATAGTCTAAAGCTCTGGTGCTGGTATGATATTGAGTCGAATTACGACTATGCCTATGTCGAAATGTCAGCTGACGGCGGCATGACCTTCGAGTCCATCCCTGGAAACATAACGACAAACTACGATCCGCACGGAGGAAATGCCGGAAACGGAATCACCGGATCGAGCGGTGGCTGGGTTCTTGGAAGTTTTCCATTGAGTCAGTTCTCAGGGAAGACTGTCTGGATGAGAATCAGGTATCAGACAGATCAATCCGTGACAGGTGAAGGCCTGTATGCGGATGATGTCTATCCGCTCGAGACGTTTGCGACAAAGTCGGTTTTGAGTTCGTCAATTCCTGACACGTTCTATGTTGTTTCAGGCAAGACCGACGGTGTTTACTATTACCACGTGCGGGCGATCGACAGCGAAGGACATCGTTCGGGCTGGAGCCAGAGAGAAGACGTGGTTGTTACTCTGAGCTCTGCAGGCGGCGGCCCAAGTGCCACAGGAGTCTCATTCGGGCTCAAAGGAGTCTATCCGAATCCTTTTGATTCCGGCTGTGAGATCTCATTCTTCCTTGACAAAGCGGGTCAAGGTTATGTATTAAGGATTTTTGACCTTTCCGGAAGAGAAGTTAAGTCCATCTCGGGTAGGGGAGATGCGCCGGGAATGGTGACGCTGTCCTGGGACGGAAAGAACAAGCATGGCGAAAGATGTTCATCAGGTTTATATGTATTGAGACTGGAAGCTGCGCGGAAAAGCGATGTGAGGAAAGCCGTCCTTTTGAAAGGGCAATAG